TGAAAGAATACAATCAGGTATAGACCCAGAAGAGGAAGCCAAAGAAATTCTTGATAAAGCTAAAAAAAGATTCTTAGAACAAGGAATTAAGGAGGAGTTGGTCGAGACAAAAATCTCTGTTGGGTTCCCTAAAGACGAGGTGGTTAAAGAAATAAATCAAGTGGTTTATAACCTAATAATCATGGGAAGAAAAGGACGTTCAGCTCTTAAAGACCTTGTTTTAGGTGGGGTAAGCTCAGCAGTAATAAACAAATGTTTAGAACCTACGATTGCGATAATAAACCTATAGGCTAAGCCACTCTTAAGTGGATACAGTCTCCTGAATAGATTTTAACCGCCCTTTGGTTTTCAGCTTCTAACCAAAGGGCGCCATCTTCTGCTATATCAAGGGCTTTTCCGATTAATTCTCCTTGAGGTCTTATGATTTTAACCTTTTTCCCCAGGGTTAAGCAGAGTTGTTTCCATTCGTTTAATATTTCTTCTGGTTTAACCTGAAAATAGTGATAAAAATTTTTCATGATTTCTATGATTATATCTGTTCTGTTCCAAAGCCTGTTGGTAAGTTCTTTTAAAGAAATTCCCGTAGGTTCAAAAGAGTTTATCTGATTGTTTACGTTTATTCCTATGCCTATGATAGCGTAATCAATCTTATCTACTTCTGCTTTTAGTTCAAGCAAAATACCTGCTACCTTTTTTATTTCGTCGTTTGTTAAAAAGACTATATCATTTGGCCACTTTAGATAGAAAGAAAGGCTGGTTATCTGTCTAAGGGCTTTGCATACGCAGAGACTTGCAAGATAGGTAAGAATAAAACTTTCTCTTAAAGAAATGGAGGGGCGAATCAGTAGGCTCATCCATATCCCACCTTCGTTTGAAATCCAAGGCCTTCCCAGTCTTCCTCGTCCTGCGGTTTGTTTTTCAGCTATGACTAAAAAATTTTTTTCTTGTTCGGCAAGTTTTTTAGCTACTTCCATCGTCGAAGACACAGACCTAAAATAGTAAACCTTGTTTATAAGATTTATCTTATGTGTTTCTAAGGCTTTTTCGATGTTTTCAGGCAAGATTAAGTCTG
Above is a genomic segment from Thermodesulfobacterium commune DSM 2178 containing:
- a CDS encoding biotin--[acetyl-CoA-carboxylase] ligase, encoding MRNYNVKKLKILELLAQTSCISGEVLAQRIGISRTAVWKYIQALKDEGYPIVTTKKGYSLSTTSDLILPENIEKALETHKINLINKVYYFRSVSSTMEVAKKLAEQEKNFLVIAEKQTAGRGRLGRPWISNEGGIWMSLLIRPSISLRESFILTYLASLCVCKALRQITSLSFYLKWPNDIVFLTNDEIKKVAGILLELKAEVDKIDYAIIGIGINVNNQINSFEPTGISLKELTNRLWNRTDIIIEIMKNFYHYFQVKPEEILNEWKQLCLTLGKKVKIIRPQGELIGKALDIAEDGALWLEAENQRAVKIYSGDCIHLRVA